One genomic region from Bufo bufo chromosome 3, aBufBuf1.1, whole genome shotgun sequence encodes:
- the TMCC2 gene encoding transmembrane and coiled-coil domains protein 2 isoform X5: MDHLHQKILKITEQIKIEQEARDDNVAEYLKLANNADRQQAYRIKQVFEKKNQKSAQTIAQLHKKLEHYHKKLKEIEQNGISRQPKDVLRDMQQGLKDVRANMRAGISGFSGGVVEGVKGGLSGLSQVTHTAVVSKPREFASLIRNKFGSADNIPHLKDGMEEDGDGQGGSRALSGSATLAPSPKYGSDDECSSATSGSAGAGSNSGAGPAGPGSPRSNTLDGHHHSHHGGFDAILEELCEIKEGQSHLEDSMEDLKSQLQRDYSYMTQCLQEERYRYERLEEQLNDLTELHQNEMTLLKQELASMEEKVAYQSYERARDIQEAVESCLTRITKLELQQQQQQVVQLEGVENANARALLGKFINVLLALMAVLLVFVSTAASFITPLVKTRVRLLSSLLFLLSLLTLWRHWDCVTYFLEHFLLPS; encoded by the exons ATGGACCATTTACATCAAAAGATCCTCAAAATAACGGAACAGATTAAGATTGAGCAGGAGGCTCGAGATGACAACGTTGCAGAGTATCTCAAGTTGGCGAATAATGCAGACCGGCAACAAGCTTACCGTATCAAACAG GTTTTTGAGAAAAAGAACCAGAAGTCTGCACAGACCATTGCCCAGTTGCACAAAAAGTTAGAACATTATCACAAGAAACTGAAGGAGATTGAACAAAATGGTATATCGCGACAGCCAAAGGATGTCTTGAGGGACATGCAGCAAGGGCTAAAAGACGTGAGAGCAAATATGCGAGCAGGCATTAGTGGCTTCAGTGGAGGAGTGGTGGAAGGTGTCAAGGGAGGCCTTTCTGGTCTATCTCAGGTCACCCATACAGCTGTAGTGTCAAAGCCTAGAGAGTTTGCCAGTCTCATCCGAAACAAATTTGGGAGTGCTGACAATATCCCACACCTTAAAGATGGTATGGAAGAAGATGGGGACGGTCAGGGGGGCTCAAGGGCACTAAGTGGCAGTGCAACCTTGGCACCAAGCCCCAAATATGGGAGTGATGATGAGTGCTCTAGTGCTACTTCTGGGTCAGCTGGTGCAGGAAGTAACTCTGGGGCTGGCCCCGCAGGACCTGGCAGCCCAAGGTCCAACACTCTAGATGGACATCATCATAGTCACCATGGAGGCTTTGATGCTATTCTAGAGGAATTATGTGAAATCAAAGAAGGACAGAGCCACCTTGAAGATTCCATGGAAGACTTGAAATCACAGCTCCAGAGAGATTACAGCTATATGACACAATGTCTTCAAGAGGAACGTTACAG GTATGAGCGCTTGGAAGAGCAGCTGAATGACCTGACAGAGCTTCATCAAAATGAAATGACATTGCTTAAGCAAGAACTGGCCAGCATGGAGGAGAAAGTTGCATATCAGTCATATGAGCGGGCTAGGGACATTCAG GAAGCCGTGGAGTCTTGCCTCACCCGTATTACTAAGCTAGAGTTACAGCAACAGCAGCAACAGGTTGTCCAGCTGGAAGGTGTGGAAAATGCTAATGCTCGGGCTTTGCTAGGAAAGTTCATCAACGTGCTACTAGCTCTCATGGCCGTTTTGCTAGTCTTTGTTTCTACAGCTGCCAGTTTTATAACCCCACTGGTTAAAACCCGGGTACGCCTTTTGTCCTCCCTGCTCTTTTTGCTCTCCCTGCTGACACTGTGGAGACACTGGGACTGTGTTACTTACTTTCTGGAACATTTTCTCCTGCCCAGTTGA
- the TMCC2 gene encoding transmembrane and coiled-coil domains protein 2 isoform X2 encodes MQLVNHLISTGQPDKGDLSSLSLPPSALHGGSEGNISLEVPEGAPDPQRTKAAMDHLHQKILKITEQIKIEQEARDDNVAEYLKLANNADRQQAYRIKQVFEKKNQKSAQTIAQLHKKLEHYHKKLKEIEQNGISRQPKDVLRDMQQGLKDVRANMRAGISGFSGGVVEGVKGGLSGLSQVTHTAVVSKPREFASLIRNKFGSADNIPHLKDGMEEDGDGQGGSRALSGSATLAPSPKYGSDDECSSATSGSAGAGSNSGAGPAGPGSPRSNTLDGHHHSHHGGFDAILEELCEIKEGQSHLEDSMEDLKSQLQRDYSYMTQCLQEERYRYERLEEQLNDLTELHQNEMTLLKQELASMEEKVAYQSYERARDIQEAVESCLTRITKLELQQQQQQVVQLEGVENANARALLGKFINVLLALMAVLLVFVSTAASFITPLVKTRVRLLSSLLFLLSLLTLWRHWDCVTYFLEHFLLPS; translated from the exons ATGCAGCTTGTAAATCATCTCATTTCCACTGGA cagCCAGACAAGGGGGATTTGAGTAGCCTGAGTCTCCCCCCAAGTGCACTTCATGGCGGTTCAGAGGGGAACATCAGCCTGGAAGTCCCTGAAGGGGCACCAGATCCACAGCGCACCAAAGCCGCAATGGACCATTTACATCAAAAGATCCTCAAAATAACGGAACAGATTAAGATTGAGCAGGAGGCTCGAGATGACAACGTTGCAGAGTATCTCAAGTTGGCGAATAATGCAGACCGGCAACAAGCTTACCGTATCAAACAG GTTTTTGAGAAAAAGAACCAGAAGTCTGCACAGACCATTGCCCAGTTGCACAAAAAGTTAGAACATTATCACAAGAAACTGAAGGAGATTGAACAAAATGGTATATCGCGACAGCCAAAGGATGTCTTGAGGGACATGCAGCAAGGGCTAAAAGACGTGAGAGCAAATATGCGAGCAGGCATTAGTGGCTTCAGTGGAGGAGTGGTGGAAGGTGTCAAGGGAGGCCTTTCTGGTCTATCTCAGGTCACCCATACAGCTGTAGTGTCAAAGCCTAGAGAGTTTGCCAGTCTCATCCGAAACAAATTTGGGAGTGCTGACAATATCCCACACCTTAAAGATGGTATGGAAGAAGATGGGGACGGTCAGGGGGGCTCAAGGGCACTAAGTGGCAGTGCAACCTTGGCACCAAGCCCCAAATATGGGAGTGATGATGAGTGCTCTAGTGCTACTTCTGGGTCAGCTGGTGCAGGAAGTAACTCTGGGGCTGGCCCCGCAGGACCTGGCAGCCCAAGGTCCAACACTCTAGATGGACATCATCATAGTCACCATGGAGGCTTTGATGCTATTCTAGAGGAATTATGTGAAATCAAAGAAGGACAGAGCCACCTTGAAGATTCCATGGAAGACTTGAAATCACAGCTCCAGAGAGATTACAGCTATATGACACAATGTCTTCAAGAGGAACGTTACAG GTATGAGCGCTTGGAAGAGCAGCTGAATGACCTGACAGAGCTTCATCAAAATGAAATGACATTGCTTAAGCAAGAACTGGCCAGCATGGAGGAGAAAGTTGCATATCAGTCATATGAGCGGGCTAGGGACATTCAG GAAGCCGTGGAGTCTTGCCTCACCCGTATTACTAAGCTAGAGTTACAGCAACAGCAGCAACAGGTTGTCCAGCTGGAAGGTGTGGAAAATGCTAATGCTCGGGCTTTGCTAGGAAAGTTCATCAACGTGCTACTAGCTCTCATGGCCGTTTTGCTAGTCTTTGTTTCTACAGCTGCCAGTTTTATAACCCCACTGGTTAAAACCCGGGTACGCCTTTTGTCCTCCCTGCTCTTTTTGCTCTCCCTGCTGACACTGTGGAGACACTGGGACTGTGTTACTTACTTTCTGGAACATTTTCTCCTGCCCAGTTGA
- the TMCC2 gene encoding transmembrane and coiled-coil domains protein 2 isoform X4 translates to MVHILQPDKGDLSSLSLPPSALHGGSEGNISLEVPEGAPDPQRTKAAMDHLHQKILKITEQIKIEQEARDDNVAEYLKLANNADRQQAYRIKQVFEKKNQKSAQTIAQLHKKLEHYHKKLKEIEQNGISRQPKDVLRDMQQGLKDVRANMRAGISGFSGGVVEGVKGGLSGLSQVTHTAVVSKPREFASLIRNKFGSADNIPHLKDGMEEDGDGQGGSRALSGSATLAPSPKYGSDDECSSATSGSAGAGSNSGAGPAGPGSPRSNTLDGHHHSHHGGFDAILEELCEIKEGQSHLEDSMEDLKSQLQRDYSYMTQCLQEERYRYERLEEQLNDLTELHQNEMTLLKQELASMEEKVAYQSYERARDIQEAVESCLTRITKLELQQQQQQVVQLEGVENANARALLGKFINVLLALMAVLLVFVSTAASFITPLVKTRVRLLSSLLFLLSLLTLWRHWDCVTYFLEHFLLPS, encoded by the exons cagCCAGACAAGGGGGATTTGAGTAGCCTGAGTCTCCCCCCAAGTGCACTTCATGGCGGTTCAGAGGGGAACATCAGCCTGGAAGTCCCTGAAGGGGCACCAGATCCACAGCGCACCAAAGCCGCAATGGACCATTTACATCAAAAGATCCTCAAAATAACGGAACAGATTAAGATTGAGCAGGAGGCTCGAGATGACAACGTTGCAGAGTATCTCAAGTTGGCGAATAATGCAGACCGGCAACAAGCTTACCGTATCAAACAG GTTTTTGAGAAAAAGAACCAGAAGTCTGCACAGACCATTGCCCAGTTGCACAAAAAGTTAGAACATTATCACAAGAAACTGAAGGAGATTGAACAAAATGGTATATCGCGACAGCCAAAGGATGTCTTGAGGGACATGCAGCAAGGGCTAAAAGACGTGAGAGCAAATATGCGAGCAGGCATTAGTGGCTTCAGTGGAGGAGTGGTGGAAGGTGTCAAGGGAGGCCTTTCTGGTCTATCTCAGGTCACCCATACAGCTGTAGTGTCAAAGCCTAGAGAGTTTGCCAGTCTCATCCGAAACAAATTTGGGAGTGCTGACAATATCCCACACCTTAAAGATGGTATGGAAGAAGATGGGGACGGTCAGGGGGGCTCAAGGGCACTAAGTGGCAGTGCAACCTTGGCACCAAGCCCCAAATATGGGAGTGATGATGAGTGCTCTAGTGCTACTTCTGGGTCAGCTGGTGCAGGAAGTAACTCTGGGGCTGGCCCCGCAGGACCTGGCAGCCCAAGGTCCAACACTCTAGATGGACATCATCATAGTCACCATGGAGGCTTTGATGCTATTCTAGAGGAATTATGTGAAATCAAAGAAGGACAGAGCCACCTTGAAGATTCCATGGAAGACTTGAAATCACAGCTCCAGAGAGATTACAGCTATATGACACAATGTCTTCAAGAGGAACGTTACAG GTATGAGCGCTTGGAAGAGCAGCTGAATGACCTGACAGAGCTTCATCAAAATGAAATGACATTGCTTAAGCAAGAACTGGCCAGCATGGAGGAGAAAGTTGCATATCAGTCATATGAGCGGGCTAGGGACATTCAG GAAGCCGTGGAGTCTTGCCTCACCCGTATTACTAAGCTAGAGTTACAGCAACAGCAGCAACAGGTTGTCCAGCTGGAAGGTGTGGAAAATGCTAATGCTCGGGCTTTGCTAGGAAAGTTCATCAACGTGCTACTAGCTCTCATGGCCGTTTTGCTAGTCTTTGTTTCTACAGCTGCCAGTTTTATAACCCCACTGGTTAAAACCCGGGTACGCCTTTTGTCCTCCCTGCTCTTTTTGCTCTCCCTGCTGACACTGTGGAGACACTGGGACTGTGTTACTTACTTTCTGGAACATTTTCTCCTGCCCAGTTGA
- the TMCC2 gene encoding transmembrane and coiled-coil domains protein 2 isoform X3, translated as MRKEHSQQPDKGDLSSLSLPPSALHGGSEGNISLEVPEGAPDPQRTKAAMDHLHQKILKITEQIKIEQEARDDNVAEYLKLANNADRQQAYRIKQVFEKKNQKSAQTIAQLHKKLEHYHKKLKEIEQNGISRQPKDVLRDMQQGLKDVRANMRAGISGFSGGVVEGVKGGLSGLSQVTHTAVVSKPREFASLIRNKFGSADNIPHLKDGMEEDGDGQGGSRALSGSATLAPSPKYGSDDECSSATSGSAGAGSNSGAGPAGPGSPRSNTLDGHHHSHHGGFDAILEELCEIKEGQSHLEDSMEDLKSQLQRDYSYMTQCLQEERYRYERLEEQLNDLTELHQNEMTLLKQELASMEEKVAYQSYERARDIQEAVESCLTRITKLELQQQQQQVVQLEGVENANARALLGKFINVLLALMAVLLVFVSTAASFITPLVKTRVRLLSSLLFLLSLLTLWRHWDCVTYFLEHFLLPS; from the exons ATGAGAAAGGAGCACAGTCAG cagCCAGACAAGGGGGATTTGAGTAGCCTGAGTCTCCCCCCAAGTGCACTTCATGGCGGTTCAGAGGGGAACATCAGCCTGGAAGTCCCTGAAGGGGCACCAGATCCACAGCGCACCAAAGCCGCAATGGACCATTTACATCAAAAGATCCTCAAAATAACGGAACAGATTAAGATTGAGCAGGAGGCTCGAGATGACAACGTTGCAGAGTATCTCAAGTTGGCGAATAATGCAGACCGGCAACAAGCTTACCGTATCAAACAG GTTTTTGAGAAAAAGAACCAGAAGTCTGCACAGACCATTGCCCAGTTGCACAAAAAGTTAGAACATTATCACAAGAAACTGAAGGAGATTGAACAAAATGGTATATCGCGACAGCCAAAGGATGTCTTGAGGGACATGCAGCAAGGGCTAAAAGACGTGAGAGCAAATATGCGAGCAGGCATTAGTGGCTTCAGTGGAGGAGTGGTGGAAGGTGTCAAGGGAGGCCTTTCTGGTCTATCTCAGGTCACCCATACAGCTGTAGTGTCAAAGCCTAGAGAGTTTGCCAGTCTCATCCGAAACAAATTTGGGAGTGCTGACAATATCCCACACCTTAAAGATGGTATGGAAGAAGATGGGGACGGTCAGGGGGGCTCAAGGGCACTAAGTGGCAGTGCAACCTTGGCACCAAGCCCCAAATATGGGAGTGATGATGAGTGCTCTAGTGCTACTTCTGGGTCAGCTGGTGCAGGAAGTAACTCTGGGGCTGGCCCCGCAGGACCTGGCAGCCCAAGGTCCAACACTCTAGATGGACATCATCATAGTCACCATGGAGGCTTTGATGCTATTCTAGAGGAATTATGTGAAATCAAAGAAGGACAGAGCCACCTTGAAGATTCCATGGAAGACTTGAAATCACAGCTCCAGAGAGATTACAGCTATATGACACAATGTCTTCAAGAGGAACGTTACAG GTATGAGCGCTTGGAAGAGCAGCTGAATGACCTGACAGAGCTTCATCAAAATGAAATGACATTGCTTAAGCAAGAACTGGCCAGCATGGAGGAGAAAGTTGCATATCAGTCATATGAGCGGGCTAGGGACATTCAG GAAGCCGTGGAGTCTTGCCTCACCCGTATTACTAAGCTAGAGTTACAGCAACAGCAGCAACAGGTTGTCCAGCTGGAAGGTGTGGAAAATGCTAATGCTCGGGCTTTGCTAGGAAAGTTCATCAACGTGCTACTAGCTCTCATGGCCGTTTTGCTAGTCTTTGTTTCTACAGCTGCCAGTTTTATAACCCCACTGGTTAAAACCCGGGTACGCCTTTTGTCCTCCCTGCTCTTTTTGCTCTCCCTGCTGACACTGTGGAGACACTGGGACTGTGTTACTTACTTTCTGGAACATTTTCTCCTGCCCAGTTGA